From the Oleiharenicola lentus genome, one window contains:
- a CDS encoding NADH-quinone oxidoreductase subunit N, translated as MSPELLKAVADSNHWWAIGPEIILACAALGLLVLEIVTPKEHHRYIPAMAIASLGMVLAAVIVTFTSTTWSEEMLFGGLIRLTAAGQIARVFFLTSSLLVCFLATICLPRAKMPRVEFYHIVLVVTSALMLLAHSNHFAMFFVALETVTIGFYILVSYFRDNALTLEAGLKYLVLGALSSAIMLFGIVLLYGAVGRVELDGFVRTGFDFAVVRGFLEQNPDSFLALAGSLLVIGGVAFKIGAFPFHVWVPDVYQGAPTPVTAFLAVSSKAAGFAVLLTLVLDVFAPLSDKLVPVLSVLAAATILIGNLSALKQRNAKRLMGLSGVSHAGYLLMGVIAALTVPWAAGAVWFYLFTYLFASMAVFGVMAYLAGADDTAQELDHYDKLAKERPFLGAVLAVGVGSLAGIPPLAGFMGKLLIFVAAFQAHLYGLLAVAIVGVVVSIYYYFGWIKAAFFETWTPNPEAAPARPAATAPTLVGSAILASLALVTVLLGFYQEPLTRWLLP; from the coding sequence ATGTCCCCGGAACTACTCAAGGCAGTTGCTGATTCGAACCACTGGTGGGCCATCGGGCCGGAGATCATCCTGGCCTGCGCCGCGCTGGGCCTGCTGGTGCTGGAAATCGTAACGCCCAAGGAGCACCACCGCTACATCCCGGCCATGGCGATCGCCTCGCTGGGCATGGTGCTGGCTGCGGTCATCGTCACCTTCACGAGCACGACCTGGAGTGAGGAAATGCTGTTTGGCGGGCTGATCCGGCTCACCGCCGCCGGGCAGATTGCTCGCGTGTTTTTCCTCACCTCGTCGCTGCTGGTCTGTTTCCTCGCCACCATCTGCCTGCCGCGCGCGAAGATGCCCCGCGTGGAGTTCTACCACATCGTGCTGGTCGTGACCTCGGCGCTCATGCTGCTCGCCCACAGCAACCACTTCGCGATGTTCTTCGTCGCCCTGGAGACGGTCACCATCGGGTTCTACATTCTTGTCAGTTATTTCCGCGACAACGCGCTCACGCTCGAGGCCGGCCTCAAGTACCTCGTGCTCGGCGCGCTCAGCTCGGCGATCATGCTCTTCGGCATCGTGCTGCTTTACGGCGCGGTCGGCCGCGTGGAGTTGGACGGCTTTGTCCGCACCGGTTTCGACTTCGCCGTGGTGCGCGGTTTCCTGGAGCAAAACCCCGACAGCTTCCTCGCGCTTGCCGGCTCGTTGCTGGTGATCGGCGGTGTGGCGTTCAAGATCGGCGCCTTCCCATTCCACGTCTGGGTGCCCGATGTCTATCAGGGCGCGCCGACGCCGGTTACGGCCTTCCTCGCCGTCTCGTCCAAGGCGGCCGGTTTCGCCGTGCTGCTCACGCTGGTGCTCGACGTCTTCGCCCCGCTGAGCGACAAGCTCGTGCCCGTGCTTTCCGTGCTCGCCGCTGCCACGATCCTGATCGGCAACCTGTCCGCCTTGAAGCAACGCAACGCCAAGCGCCTGATGGGCCTTTCCGGTGTCTCTCATGCAGGTTACCTACTGATGGGCGTGATCGCCGCGCTCACCGTGCCGTGGGCGGCCGGTGCCGTGTGGTTCTACCTGTTCACCTACCTCTTCGCCTCGATGGCGGTGTTCGGCGTCATGGCGTATCTCGCCGGCGCCGACGACACCGCGCAGGAGCTCGACCACTACGACAAGCTGGCCAAGGAGCGCCCATTCCTCGGCGCCGTGCTCGCGGTTGGCGTCGGCTCGCTGGCCGGCATCCCTCCGCTGGCCGGCTTCATGGGCAAGCTGCTGATCTTCGTCGCCGCGTTCCAAGCCCACCTCTACGGCCTGCTCGCCGTGGCCATCGTCGGTGTGGTGGTATCGATCTATTACTACTTCGGCTGGATCAAGGCCGCCTTCTTCGAGACGTGGACGCCCAATCCGGAGGCCGCCCCCGCCCGCCCGGCCGCGACCGCGCCCACGCTGGTGGGCAGCGCCATCCTCGCCTCGCTCGCCCTCGTCACGGTTCTCCTCGGTTTCTACCAGGAGCCGCTCACGCGCTGGCTGCTGCCGTGA
- a CDS encoding Ig-like domain-containing protein gives MESQAQTGTALVRHAPTLNGRVEGSVQVLTAESVTFNSSANVTGDLLLPGTPTVQLNGNVVYGGTVEGLGVATPTSHKVMLNTGSRLGHVIRRTDPVALPSVGKPPQPTGTRSVSLNSPGQSPGDFSTLKNLTLNSNVGHIVVPPGTYGNFNANAGSGFTLGVVGDTAPALYHFQNLTLNSNSSFTVIGPVVVTVDGGFSTNADMGASGHSEWLQLRIAGGGLSVNGSRTVHAFLKAPDGTLTLNGGSRFVGAVSCDRLIVNSSAVLQLVPPAVNQLPSVTITRPVGLARFVAPASFALEAEAADSDGTVTRVDFYQGDVKVGEATAVPYVVPWSLAAPGSYTFTAKAIDDKGAVATSTELSVVVQAEPTGLPFVADFEPGENYRPGALHGQQGWTATDKVAVLDEPNASSAQEVTLPGGEPSESLQVRLVGGTISPVFTDVLLRPVAAASPEDAVILFTHGTRVALVGTSSSAVLQAAQGSAGGTVWLDTGYAVPVDTSLRANVWLRLTLREDYTTGKWDLYADGRMIAVDLPFNDPATASYTGFSVIGHASQGASMDDFYAGVDNPLFADADLDGMDDTWETARGLNPAVNDRTGDSDDDRISNIQEYLLGTHPTQADTDGDGLADGWERQHGFNPISADDNFADTDLDGLMDGHESQSGTNPRLIDSDSDGIGDAVEVLLGYDPTRVQAGISLATDADGDGLTLEQELVLGTDPAVPDSLGSQDRDGDGLPDKWELAQGLNPLVANIGGMVNEDADGDGLTLIHEARVGTNPQSADTDGDGMRDDHEVHRGLDPLADDGTADPDGDSLNNREEYRRGTNPRDYYNGIMHEILPLIGGDFDLGSGGVMAVRVVDAVGNPLINAPVTLTIESGDSQIALTLNGPLVGQTADVRTGSDGIARVYLRTP, from the coding sequence TTGGAATCGCAGGCCCAGACTGGCACAGCCCTGGTGCGCCACGCGCCGACGCTCAACGGACGGGTGGAGGGCTCGGTTCAAGTTCTGACCGCGGAGAGTGTGACGTTTAACAGCAGCGCAAACGTCACCGGTGATCTTCTCTTGCCCGGAACGCCGACGGTGCAGCTGAACGGCAACGTGGTTTACGGCGGCACGGTTGAGGGGCTCGGCGTCGCCACGCCGACCAGCCACAAGGTAATGCTCAATACTGGCTCCCGGCTCGGGCATGTGATCCGACGCACTGATCCCGTTGCCTTGCCGTCCGTCGGCAAACCGCCTCAACCCACCGGCACGCGGAGCGTGTCGCTCAACAGTCCGGGCCAGTCGCCAGGCGACTTTTCCACGCTCAAGAATCTCACTTTAAACAGCAACGTCGGACACATCGTCGTGCCTCCCGGCACATACGGTAATTTCAACGCCAACGCCGGCAGTGGTTTCACTCTCGGCGTCGTCGGCGACACTGCGCCGGCCCTTTATCATTTCCAAAACCTCACGCTGAACAGCAACAGCTCCTTCACCGTGATCGGCCCTGTGGTTGTGACGGTGGACGGCGGCTTTTCAACCAACGCGGACATGGGTGCATCCGGTCATTCAGAATGGCTGCAGCTTCGCATCGCTGGCGGCGGACTCTCGGTCAACGGCAGTCGTACGGTGCATGCCTTCCTCAAGGCGCCAGACGGCACACTCACGCTCAACGGCGGCAGCCGGTTTGTCGGCGCGGTCAGCTGCGACCGGCTCATCGTCAACAGCAGCGCGGTGCTGCAACTGGTCCCGCCTGCCGTCAACCAGTTGCCGAGCGTGACAATCACCCGCCCGGTCGGCTTGGCGCGCTTCGTGGCACCCGCGAGTTTCGCTCTCGAGGCCGAGGCGGCAGACTCGGATGGCACGGTGACGCGAGTCGATTTTTACCAGGGTGACGTGAAAGTGGGTGAGGCAACCGCTGTTCCCTACGTCGTGCCCTGGTCTCTCGCGGCTCCCGGTAGTTACACCTTCACTGCCAAAGCCATTGACGACAAGGGAGCGGTCGCCACCTCGACGGAGCTCAGCGTCGTGGTTCAGGCGGAGCCGACCGGTCTGCCTTTTGTCGCGGACTTCGAGCCGGGGGAGAACTACCGGCCTGGCGCTCTGCATGGCCAGCAAGGCTGGACGGCGACAGACAAGGTTGCGGTGCTGGATGAGCCCAACGCATCGAGCGCGCAGGAAGTGACGTTGCCTGGGGGCGAGCCATCCGAGAGTCTACAGGTGAGGCTTGTCGGCGGGACCATCTCTCCCGTGTTCACCGATGTGCTTTTGCGGCCGGTTGCCGCTGCGTCGCCCGAAGATGCCGTGATCTTGTTCACCCACGGCACCCGAGTAGCCTTGGTCGGCACGAGTTCTTCGGCTGTCTTGCAGGCCGCCCAAGGCTCGGCTGGCGGAACCGTTTGGCTCGACACTGGATACGCCGTGCCGGTGGATACCAGCTTGCGTGCCAACGTCTGGCTGCGTCTTACCCTTCGCGAAGACTACACCACCGGGAAGTGGGACCTTTACGCCGATGGTCGGATGATCGCGGTGGATCTGCCGTTCAACGATCCGGCCACAGCCTCCTATACCGGCTTCTCTGTGATCGGCCACGCCAGTCAAGGGGCAAGCATGGATGACTTCTACGCGGGAGTCGATAATCCGTTGTTTGCCGATGCCGATCTCGACGGCATGGATGACACGTGGGAAACAGCCCGGGGCCTCAACCCCGCAGTCAATGACCGCACCGGCGACTCGGATGATGACAGAATCTCCAACATTCAGGAATACCTGTTAGGGACACATCCCACTCAAGCCGATACAGATGGCGACGGTTTGGCCGATGGTTGGGAGCGGCAGCATGGTTTTAACCCGATCAGCGCCGACGATAACTTTGCTGATACCGATCTCGATGGCTTGATGGACGGGCATGAATCCCAGTCAGGCACCAACCCGAGACTGATTGATTCAGATAGCGACGGAATCGGAGATGCGGTGGAAGTCCTGCTCGGCTACGACCCGACCCGAGTTCAAGCCGGCATCTCTCTTGCTACTGATGCTGATGGCGACGGTCTTACGCTGGAGCAAGAACTTGTGCTCGGGACCGATCCCGCAGTGCCTGACAGCCTTGGTAGTCAAGACCGTGACGGCGACGGCCTGCCGGACAAATGGGAACTCGCACAGGGTTTGAATCCGCTCGTGGCCAACATAGGCGGTATGGTTAATGAGGATGCTGACGGCGACGGCCTGACTTTGATCCACGAGGCGAGGGTGGGCACCAATCCCCAATCCGCCGACACCGATGGCGACGGCATGCGCGACGACCACGAAGTCCATCGGGGCCTTGATCCGCTCGCCGACGACGGTACCGCCGACCCCGACGGAGATAGCCTCAACAACCGGGAGGAATACCGGCGCGGCACCAATCCCCGCGATTACTACAACGGCATCATGCATGAAATCCTGCCGCTGATCGGCGGCGATTTCGATCTGGGCTCCGGCGGCGTGATGGCCGTGCGGGTTGTGGATGCCGTTGGCAATCCGCTGATCAACGCGCCCGTGACACTGACCATCGAAAGTGGTGATTCCCAAATCGCCCTCACCTTGAACGGACCGTTGGTCGGGCAGACCGCGGACGTTCGCACCGGCTCCGACGGCATCGCCCGCGTCTATCTTCGCACGCCATGA
- a CDS encoding alpha/beta hydrolase: MHTRFAYVYVGFLMLNCFYGLRAQELPPPSVGGVVDIEATAGNEVHSQQHDYQPAKPYVILAERIERTVWPLSVQEIEPAAPGTQTTVFSLDPNYAANHPEIIRPIRGVGLSYLGSESRYRVITLQTVWDSAGHPTFDLEALSEDGQKSFAIKGSGAGRIIVNSHGPSYVPRPMFYIADVTETKGKVSWFAWSPTAQYRHLPGIQFYWTETQPDGTSVVYHTNAYDLVAPGQGQFKPLGVVNTTGTPGHGRQATLVRQPFLAAEAYEKLQQADWVFTDAYQPVSEAEAHYAFGPDAASASKLRYKLKIQPGLARTITWMETFTPEGATEPTDLQFRSEAVANDATATQAHLIDPFARKNGQSGRYRVVAFESDNYDATLTADANGDGALLPASGPMTDHVIANADTVSATQPYLLTANLDDDDNDGIPDAFDGQVDGPDDLADFFPVFLNIKSLLTALPSDVVCKLSHADGALNFIYTDLKQSNAFSFRNNPWGYAYGPEFIQPAAEATVLPITQEGVALSDDFLNRIRYENQGVILIEARFSSSAPLVLTLETDSGTALVSLPLQAIGLGLYVDANRDGEIKTDGSDQPDASLGFRFWINDDDDDGDIAETGPTLVGNPDEPGRLAGFWELDGRTPDHDKAGVDGRSDLIDFFPIYIDIRDLLHELPPIAGHREYKLKHADSALNFVYTDLARTEAFDYLKHSKERAAYGFPAVEKLAHEASITNIPSAGVVLDSTFLDRIKNSPEKGVILVEGKGATSEPLRLVVEEDGAEIAGFSVYLKISEVERMYRWANLRAVTGQAVNRQTDLSEPSGYPDSATNGKMFIFVHGYNVNERQSRAWNAEAFKRMWQSGSRAMFTAVSWNGDHSQVPYVGFSPDYWDNITQAFQTAQFLAPLVNDLPGSSKVIAGHSMGNVVVSSAIKDHALNASRYLMLNAAVALEAYDTSDSAMSVNAMRPNEWQDYERRLWSTDWHKLFSEGDGRRGLTWMDRFGNLPNAINIYSSGENVLNNNDETPGEIPSVGTERIWIIQEMAKGTTHLAALLTFDIQGGWGYNTEWLIPETTVSGGPHGGTTTTYRRRTPDEASALTEGQLRNEPFFRPFNNDDFASPTGGSAAAADLVNRADALGGAIPALSFPAGRNPVPLFTVTSRNIDLMAMQDGWPQERLDDEGERVKNVFPYIGRWFHSDIKNIAYVFNHRAWDKLVTESFLK, from the coding sequence ATGCACACGCGATTTGCTTACGTTTACGTCGGTTTTTTGATGCTTAACTGTTTTTACGGGTTGCGGGCGCAGGAACTACCGCCGCCCTCCGTCGGCGGCGTGGTGGACATCGAAGCGACGGCGGGCAACGAGGTTCACTCGCAACAGCACGACTACCAGCCGGCCAAACCTTATGTGATTTTGGCCGAGCGGATAGAGCGGACGGTCTGGCCTCTCTCGGTTCAGGAAATTGAGCCCGCTGCTCCGGGCACGCAGACGACCGTGTTTTCCTTGGATCCGAACTATGCCGCCAACCATCCGGAAATCATTCGTCCGATCCGCGGAGTGGGGTTATCCTATTTGGGTTCGGAATCGCGTTACCGCGTCATCACACTGCAGACCGTGTGGGACAGCGCCGGCCACCCCACCTTTGATCTGGAAGCGCTTTCGGAGGATGGGCAGAAATCTTTTGCCATCAAGGGATCAGGTGCGGGGCGCATCATCGTAAACAGTCACGGCCCATCCTATGTGCCGCGCCCGATGTTCTACATTGCTGACGTCACCGAGACCAAAGGAAAGGTAAGCTGGTTCGCCTGGTCGCCCACAGCACAGTATCGGCATCTGCCCGGCATCCAATTCTACTGGACAGAGACTCAGCCCGACGGCACGTCCGTCGTTTACCACACCAACGCCTATGACCTCGTTGCGCCGGGACAGGGACAGTTCAAGCCGCTTGGTGTGGTGAACACGACTGGCACTCCCGGACATGGCCGGCAGGCCACGCTGGTCAGGCAGCCTTTCCTGGCCGCCGAGGCCTATGAGAAATTGCAGCAGGCCGATTGGGTATTCACCGATGCATACCAGCCCGTGTCGGAAGCTGAGGCTCATTACGCCTTTGGCCCGGACGCGGCCTCCGCCAGCAAGCTGCGCTACAAGCTGAAGATCCAACCCGGGCTGGCACGCACGATCACCTGGATGGAGACATTCACGCCCGAGGGGGCCACCGAACCGACAGACCTCCAGTTTCGCTCGGAAGCCGTCGCGAACGACGCGACAGCCACACAGGCACATCTCATAGATCCCTTTGCACGGAAGAACGGGCAGTCCGGCCGTTACCGAGTGGTGGCCTTCGAAAGCGACAATTACGACGCCACGCTGACCGCCGACGCCAACGGCGATGGTGCCCTGCTGCCCGCCAGTGGTCCGATGACCGACCATGTCATTGCCAACGCCGACACGGTCTCCGCGACGCAACCTTACCTTCTGACTGCCAACCTCGACGACGACGACAACGACGGTATACCAGACGCCTTCGACGGTCAGGTTGATGGCCCCGACGACCTGGCTGATTTCTTCCCGGTCTTCCTTAATATCAAGTCCCTGCTCACCGCCCTGCCGTCCGATGTGGTCTGCAAACTCAGCCACGCCGACGGCGCGCTTAACTTCATTTATACCGACCTGAAGCAAAGCAACGCCTTCAGCTTCAGGAACAATCCTTGGGGCTATGCCTATGGGCCGGAATTCATCCAACCCGCAGCCGAGGCCACCGTGCTGCCGATCACCCAAGAAGGCGTGGCTCTTTCGGATGATTTCCTGAACCGCATTCGTTACGAAAACCAAGGCGTCATCCTGATCGAAGCCCGCTTCAGCAGTTCAGCGCCATTGGTCCTCACCCTCGAAACCGACAGCGGCACGGCTCTCGTCAGCCTGCCCTTGCAAGCCATCGGCCTCGGTCTCTACGTGGACGCCAACCGCGACGGCGAAATCAAAACCGACGGCAGCGACCAGCCGGATGCATCATTGGGTTTTCGATTTTGGATAAATGATGATGATGATGATGGTGATATAGCAGAAACCGGTCCCACCTTGGTTGGTAATCCTGACGAGCCAGGACGCCTTGCTGGTTTTTGGGAATTGGACGGACGCACGCCAGACCACGATAAGGCTGGTGTAGACGGGCGATCCGATCTGATCGATTTCTTCCCAATCTATATCGATATACGAGACTTACTCCATGAACTGCCCCCGATTGCAGGTCATAGAGAATACAAGCTCAAGCATGCGGACTCAGCGCTAAATTTCGTCTATACGGACCTCGCACGCACTGAGGCGTTCGACTATTTGAAACACAGCAAGGAGCGTGCTGCATACGGGTTCCCAGCTGTCGAAAAGCTAGCACATGAGGCTTCAATTACGAATATCCCATCGGCTGGTGTGGTGCTAGACAGCACTTTTCTGGATCGAATCAAAAACAGTCCAGAAAAGGGCGTCATTCTAGTTGAAGGCAAAGGCGCTACAAGCGAGCCGCTTCGCCTGGTCGTCGAGGAAGACGGTGCGGAGATTGCCGGATTCAGTGTGTATCTTAAGATAAGCGAGGTTGAGCGCATGTATCGCTGGGCTAATCTGCGTGCTGTGACAGGCCAAGCAGTCAACCGGCAAACCGATTTGAGTGAGCCGTCCGGTTATCCCGACAGCGCCACCAACGGGAAGATGTTCATCTTCGTGCATGGCTATAATGTCAACGAACGTCAGTCCAGAGCTTGGAACGCCGAAGCATTTAAGCGCATGTGGCAGTCGGGCTCACGCGCCATGTTTACTGCGGTCTCATGGAATGGCGACCATAGTCAGGTTCCCTATGTCGGGTTTTCGCCTGATTACTGGGATAATATTACACAGGCTTTCCAGACCGCTCAGTTTTTGGCGCCGCTTGTCAACGATCTGCCTGGTTCCTCCAAGGTTATTGCCGGACACAGTATGGGAAATGTGGTGGTTTCCAGCGCGATCAAGGATCACGCTCTCAATGCCAGCAGATATCTTATGCTCAACGCTGCCGTGGCCTTGGAAGCCTACGACACGTCAGACTCAGCTATGTCAGTCAATGCCATGAGACCGAATGAATGGCAGGACTATGAGCGAAGGCTCTGGTCAACGGATTGGCACAAACTGTTCTCTGAAGGTGATGGGCGACGTGGGCTGACCTGGATGGATCGGTTCGGCAACCTGCCCAACGCCATCAATATTTATTCATCTGGAGAAAACGTCCTGAATAACAACGACGAGACTCCGGGTGAGATTCCATCCGTTGGCACCGAGCGGATCTGGATCATTCAAGAAATGGCGAAGGGCACGACACATCTGGCTGCCCTGCTCACCTTCGATATCCAGGGAGGTTGGGGCTACAATACAGAATGGTTGATCCCCGAAACGACTGTATCTGGCGGGCCACATGGTGGCACGACCACTACCTATCGTCGGCGCACTCCGGATGAGGCGTCAGCGCTTACAGAGGGCCAGTTGCGTAACGAGCCCTTCTTTCGTCCCTTCAACAACGATGACTTTGCCAGCCCAACCGGTGGCAGTGCTGCGGCAGCCGATCTGGTCAATCGAGCCGATGCTCTCGGCGGCGCAATACCGGCTCTTTCTTTTCCAGCGGGACGAAATCCTGTGCCACTTTTCACGGTCACTAGTCGGAACATCGATCTAATGGCCATGCAAGATGGCTGGCCGCAGGAGCGATTGGACGACGAAGGTGAACGTGTGAAAAACGTCTTTCCATACATAGGTCGTTGGTTTCACAGCGACATCAAAAATATTGCCTATGTATTCAATCATCGTGCCTGGGATAAACTTGTTACCGAATCTTTTCTAAAATGA